Proteins from a genomic interval of Lelliottia amnigena:
- the kdpC gene encoding potassium-transporting ATPase subunit C, protein MTMLRPAILLFILLTLVTGGLYPLLTTALGQWWFTDQANGSLIIQNGENRGSRLIGQNFTDAGYFQGRPSATAESPYNPMASGGSNLAGSNPELDKAIGERVATLRAANPQASRDVPVELVTASASGLDYSLTPESVAWQIPRVAAARQLTTEQVRQVVEEHTQKPLVNFIGMPVVNIVELNLALDALRKN, encoded by the coding sequence ATGACGATGTTACGCCCCGCTATACTGCTGTTTATTCTGTTAACGCTGGTGACCGGCGGGCTTTATCCGCTGCTCACAACGGCACTCGGCCAATGGTGGTTTACCGATCAGGCCAACGGTTCGCTGATTATCCAGAACGGTGAAAATCGCGGCTCGCGCCTGATAGGGCAGAATTTTACCGACGCGGGCTACTTTCAGGGGCGTCCTTCCGCCACCGCGGAAAGCCCGTATAATCCGATGGCGTCTGGCGGGAGTAATCTGGCGGGGAGCAATCCCGAGCTGGATAAAGCGATCGGCGAACGCGTTGCCACACTTCGCGCCGCCAACCCGCAGGCCAGCCGTGATGTGCCCGTTGAGCTGGTCACGGCCTCTGCCAGCGGGCTGGATTACAGCCTGACGCCCGAATCGGTCGCATGGCAGATCCCGCGCGTGGCGGCTGCCCGCCAGTTGACCACGGAACAGGTGCGTCAGGTCGTTGAGGAACATACGCAAAAACCGCTGGTCAATTTTATCGGTATGCCGGTAGTGAATATTGTTGAGCTGAATCTGGCGCTGGACGCGCTAAGGAAAAACTAA
- the kdpB gene encoding potassium-transporting ATPase subunit B has protein sequence MSRKQLALLEPALVRQALMDAVKKLSPRVQWHNPVMFIVWIGSVVTTALAVAMATGHLAGDAGFTGAISVWLWFTVLFANVAEALAEGRSKAQANSLKGINKTAFARKLREPKYGAQMDHVPADELRKGDVVLVEAGDIIPCDGEVIEGGASVDESAITGESAPVIRESGGDFASVTGGTRILSDWLVIQCSVNPGETFLDRMIAMVEGAQRRKTPNEIALTILLVALTIVFLLATATLWPFSAYGGTAVSVTVLVALLVCLIPTTIGGLLSAIGVAGMSRMLGANVIATSGRAVEAAGDVDVLLLDKTGTITLGNRQASEFLPAPGVDEKTLADAAQLSSLADETPEGRSIVILAKQRFNLRQRDVQSLQATFVPFTAQTRMSGINIQDRMIRKGSVDAIRRHIEANNGHFPPEVDRLVENVARQGATPLVVAEGATVLGVIALKDIVKGGIKERFAQLRKMGIKTVMITGDNRLTAAAIAAEAGVDDFLSEATPEAKLALIRQYQAEGRLVAMTGDGTNDAPALAQADVAVAMNSGTQAAKEAGNMVDLDSNPTKLIEVVHIGKQMLMTRGSLTTFSIANDVAKYFAIIPAAFAATYPQLNALNVMHLHSPASAILSAVIFNALIIVFLIPLALKGVSYKPLTAAAMLRRNLWIYGLGGLVVPFIGIKIIDMLLTVFGLV, from the coding sequence ATGAGTCGTAAACAACTGGCCCTCTTAGAACCCGCGCTGGTTCGCCAGGCGTTGATGGATGCGGTCAAAAAACTCAGCCCGCGCGTGCAATGGCACAACCCGGTGATGTTTATTGTCTGGATTGGCAGCGTGGTCACCACCGCGCTGGCTGTTGCAATGGCAACCGGGCATCTGGCGGGCGATGCGGGCTTTACCGGCGCGATTAGCGTTTGGCTGTGGTTTACGGTGCTTTTCGCCAACGTAGCCGAAGCGCTGGCTGAAGGCCGCAGTAAGGCGCAGGCCAACAGCCTGAAAGGCATCAATAAGACGGCATTTGCCCGCAAACTGCGCGAGCCAAAATATGGCGCGCAGATGGATCACGTCCCGGCTGACGAGCTGCGCAAAGGCGACGTCGTGCTGGTCGAAGCGGGCGATATCATCCCGTGCGACGGGGAAGTCATCGAAGGCGGCGCATCGGTCGATGAGAGCGCGATCACCGGGGAATCTGCACCGGTGATTCGTGAGTCTGGCGGCGATTTCGCTTCCGTCACCGGCGGGACGCGGATCCTCTCCGACTGGCTGGTGATCCAGTGCAGCGTCAACCCAGGCGAAACCTTTCTCGACCGCATGATCGCGATGGTCGAAGGCGCGCAGCGCCGTAAAACGCCAAACGAAATCGCGCTGACCATTTTACTGGTGGCCCTGACGATTGTTTTCCTGCTGGCAACCGCCACCCTGTGGCCGTTCTCCGCCTACGGCGGTACGGCGGTCAGCGTCACGGTACTGGTCGCGCTGCTGGTCTGCCTGATCCCAACCACCATCGGCGGATTGCTGTCGGCGATTGGCGTGGCGGGGATGAGTCGGATGCTCGGCGCAAATGTCATCGCCACCAGCGGTCGCGCCGTAGAAGCGGCGGGCGACGTGGATGTGTTGCTGCTCGATAAAACCGGGACCATTACCCTCGGCAACCGCCAGGCATCTGAGTTCCTGCCCGCGCCCGGCGTGGATGAAAAAACGCTGGCCGACGCCGCGCAGCTCTCATCGCTGGCCGACGAAACGCCGGAAGGCCGCAGCATTGTTATCCTCGCAAAACAGCGCTTTAACCTGCGCCAGCGGGATGTGCAAAGCCTGCAGGCCACCTTTGTGCCATTCACCGCGCAAACGCGTATGAGCGGGATTAACATCCAGGATCGCATGATTCGCAAAGGCTCCGTTGACGCAATCCGCCGCCACATTGAAGCCAACAACGGCCACTTCCCACCGGAAGTCGATCGTCTGGTGGAGAACGTGGCGCGTCAGGGCGCAACGCCGCTGGTGGTCGCCGAAGGTGCAACCGTGCTCGGCGTCATTGCCCTGAAAGATATCGTGAAAGGTGGCATTAAAGAACGCTTTGCCCAGCTGCGTAAGATGGGGATTAAAACGGTGATGATCACCGGCGATAACCGGTTAACCGCCGCCGCGATTGCCGCCGAAGCGGGCGTGGATGATTTTCTGTCTGAAGCCACGCCGGAAGCCAAACTGGCGTTGATTCGTCAGTACCAGGCCGAAGGACGCCTGGTGGCAATGACCGGCGACGGCACCAACGACGCCCCGGCACTGGCACAGGCGGACGTCGCGGTGGCGATGAACTCGGGCACTCAGGCGGCGAAAGAGGCGGGCAATATGGTCGATCTCGACTCTAACCCGACCAAGCTGATTGAAGTGGTGCACATCGGCAAACAGATGCTAATGACGCGCGGATCGCTGACCACGTTCAGTATCGCCAACGACGTGGCGAAGTATTTCGCCATTATTCCGGCGGCGTTTGCGGCGACCTATCCCCAGCTCAACGCCCTGAACGTGATGCATCTGCACTCTCCGGCGTCGGCCATTCTCAGCGCCGTGATTTTTAACGCGCTGATTATTGTCTTCCTGATCCCGCTGGCGCTTAAAGGCGTGAGCTATAAACCGCTGACGGCGGCCGCTATGCTGCGTCGCAACCTGTGGATTTATGGTCTGGGTGGACTGGTGGTGCCGTTTATCGGTATCAAAATTATCGACATGCTGCTGACCGTGTTCGGGCTGGTTTAA
- a CDS encoding potassium-transporting ATPase subunit A — translation MAAQGFLLIASFLLVLFLLARPLGTVLARMINGVPLPLVGGVENGLWRVLGIQNQEMNWRQYLLAILLLNVCGLFVLFAMLMLQGILPLNPQQLPGLSWHLALNTAVSFVTNTNWQSYAGETTLSYFSQMAGLTVQNFLSAASGIAVIFALTRAFARQKMNTLGNAWVDLTRITLWVLLPIALLIALFFIQQGTLQNLLPYSSYTSLEGVKQMLPMGPVASQEAIKMLGTNGGGFFNANSSHPFENPTALTNFVQMLAIFLIPSALCFAFGDVVNDRRQGRTLLWAMSIIFVVCAALVMWAEWHGNAHFMQIGADSNINMEGKESRFGILASSLYAVVTTAASCGAVNAMHDSFTALGGMIPLWLMQIGEVVFGGVGSGLYGMLLFVLLAVFIAGLMIGRTPEYLGKKIDVREMKLTALAILVTPALVLMGTALALMTDAGRSGIFNPGIHGFSEVLYAVSSAANNNGSAFAGLSANSPFWNCLLAFCMFVGRFGVIIPVMAIAGTLVSKTFSPPPAERCPPTGRCLSAC, via the coding sequence ATGGCCGCTCAAGGATTTTTACTTATCGCCAGCTTTTTACTGGTGCTGTTCCTGCTGGCACGACCGCTGGGAACCGTACTGGCGCGGATGATAAATGGCGTTCCGCTGCCTCTGGTTGGCGGCGTGGAAAACGGATTATGGCGCGTACTCGGCATCCAAAATCAGGAGATGAACTGGCGGCAATATCTGCTCGCTATTCTGCTGCTGAATGTGTGCGGCCTGTTTGTCCTCTTCGCGATGCTGATGTTGCAGGGCATTTTGCCGCTCAACCCGCAGCAGTTGCCGGGGTTAAGCTGGCATCTGGCGCTCAATACGGCCGTCAGTTTCGTCACCAATACCAACTGGCAATCGTATGCAGGTGAAACCACGCTGAGCTATTTCAGCCAGATGGCAGGATTAACCGTACAAAACTTCCTGTCTGCAGCCAGCGGCATCGCGGTGATCTTCGCGCTGACGCGCGCTTTTGCGCGGCAAAAAATGAATACGCTGGGTAATGCCTGGGTCGATCTCACGCGGATCACGCTGTGGGTGCTGCTGCCGATTGCTCTGCTTATCGCTCTGTTCTTTATCCAGCAAGGCACGTTGCAAAACCTGCTGCCGTATTCGTCTTATACCTCGCTTGAGGGGGTAAAACAGATGCTGCCGATGGGGCCAGTGGCCTCACAGGAAGCCATCAAAATGCTCGGAACGAACGGCGGCGGATTCTTCAATGCCAACTCCTCGCACCCGTTCGAAAACCCCACTGCGCTGACTAACTTCGTGCAGATGCTGGCGATCTTCCTGATCCCCTCCGCGCTCTGCTTTGCCTTTGGCGATGTGGTGAACGACCGCCGTCAGGGCCGCACGTTGCTCTGGGCGATGTCAATTATCTTCGTGGTCTGCGCCGCGCTGGTGATGTGGGCGGAATGGCACGGCAACGCGCACTTTATGCAGATCGGTGCCGACAGCAACATCAATATGGAAGGTAAAGAGAGCCGTTTCGGCATTCTCGCCAGCAGTCTGTATGCAGTGGTCACCACGGCGGCCTCCTGCGGCGCGGTGAATGCGATGCATGACTCCTTCACGGCGCTTGGCGGGATGATCCCGCTGTGGCTGATGCAGATTGGTGAAGTGGTCTTTGGCGGGGTCGGATCCGGTCTGTACGGCATGCTGCTGTTTGTCCTGCTGGCGGTGTTTATCGCCGGGCTGATGATTGGCCGCACGCCGGAATACCTGGGTAAAAAAATCGACGTGAGGGAGATGAAACTGACCGCGCTGGCGATTCTGGTGACCCCTGCACTGGTGCTGATGGGTACGGCGCTGGCGCTGATGACCGACGCCGGACGCAGCGGCATTTTCAACCCTGGCATTCATGGCTTTAGCGAAGTGCTGTACGCCGTCTCATCCGCCGCTAACAACAACGGCAGCGCCTTCGCCGGATTAAGCGCTAACTCTCCGTTCTGGAACTGCCTGCTGGCGTTCTGCATGTTCGTCGGTCGCTTTGGGGTAATCATCCCGGTGATGGCGATTGCCGGGACGCTTGTCAGCAAAACATTCAGCCCACCTCCAGCGGAACGCTGCCCACCCACGGGGCGCTGTTTGTCGGCCTGCTGA
- a CDS encoding Protein of uncharacterised function (DUF2517).: protein MDLYKEYPAHVVFLRRTFAVVAGVLALPVMLFWKDRARFYSYLHRVWAKTSEKPVWMDQAEKATCDFY, encoded by the coding sequence ATGGACCTTTACAAAGAGTATCCTGCACATGTTGTCTTTTTACGTCGCACCTTCGCTGTAGTGGCGGGTGTTCTGGCGTTACCGGTAATGCTTTTCTGGAAAGACCGTGCCCGTTTTTACAGCTATCTGCACCGCGTCTGGGCGAAAACCAGCGAGAAACCGGTATGGATGGATCAGGCCGAAAAAGCGACCTGCGACTTCTATTAA
- the phrB_1 gene encoding deoxyribodipyrimidine photolyase yields the protein MTTHLVWFRADLRLHDNIALAAACRSQNTRVLAVFIATPDQWRQHDMAPRQASYLRAHLKGLQQGLAERGIPLIYEEVSDFAAQSAKVQQLCEQHGVTHLFYNYQYEFNEQQRDRQLEKTLDGVVCQGFDDSVMLPPGSVMTGNHEMYKVFTPFKNAYVKRLKEGLPECVAAPAAREQKLPPPAEIDFNYPQQDFDAERFPASEKAAIAQLRHFCQHGAGEYEARRDFPSIDGTSRLSACLALGVLSPRQCLHRLLAEQPRALDGGEGAVWLNELIWREFYRHLMTYHPDLCKHRPFIRWTDNVQWQHDEVLLQAWQDGKTGYPIVDAAMRQLNETGWMHNRLRMIVASFW from the coding sequence ATGACCACGCATCTGGTCTGGTTTCGCGCGGATCTGCGCCTTCATGACAATATCGCCCTCGCGGCTGCCTGCCGCAGCCAAAACACGCGGGTGCTGGCCGTGTTTATCGCCACGCCCGATCAGTGGCGGCAGCACGATATGGCCCCGCGACAGGCGTCATATCTGCGCGCGCATCTTAAGGGGTTGCAGCAGGGCCTGGCGGAGAGAGGCATTCCCCTCATCTATGAAGAGGTGAGTGATTTTGCGGCGCAAAGCGCAAAAGTGCAGCAGCTCTGCGAGCAGCACGGGGTCACCCATCTTTTTTACAACTATCAATACGAATTCAACGAGCAGCAGCGCGACCGACAGCTCGAAAAAACGCTCGACGGCGTGGTCTGTCAGGGCTTTGACGACAGCGTGATGTTGCCGCCCGGCAGCGTCATGACCGGGAATCACGAGATGTACAAAGTGTTTACCCCGTTCAAGAATGCGTACGTCAAGCGCCTGAAAGAGGGGCTGCCGGAATGCGTGGCCGCGCCCGCAGCCAGAGAACAAAAGCTGCCGCCACCCGCTGAAATTGACTTCAACTACCCGCAGCAGGATTTTGATGCTGAACGGTTTCCTGCCAGTGAAAAGGCCGCCATCGCGCAGCTGCGCCATTTCTGTCAGCACGGCGCGGGTGAGTACGAGGCGCGACGCGATTTCCCTTCCATCGACGGCACCAGCCGGTTATCTGCCTGTTTAGCGCTGGGCGTGCTCTCGCCGCGTCAGTGTTTGCACCGACTGCTGGCGGAGCAGCCCAGAGCGCTGGACGGCGGTGAGGGTGCGGTGTGGCTTAACGAGCTTATCTGGCGAGAATTTTATCGCCATCTGATGACCTATCATCCTGATTTATGTAAACACCGGCCCTTTATTCGCTGGACGGATAATGTGCAGTGGCAGCACGACGAGGTGCTGCTGCAGGCCTGGCAGGACGGGAAAACGGGCTATCCGATTGTCGATGCGGCGATGCGCCAGCTCAACGAAACGGGGTGGATGCATAACCGCCTGCGAATGATCGTGGCGAGTTTTTGGTGA
- the phrB_2 gene encoding deoxyribodipyrimidine photolyase — translation MAQLIDGDLAANNGGWQWAASTGTDAAPYFRIFNPTTQGQRFDDKGEFIRQWLPSLRDVPIKSVHEPWVWADKAGVKLDYPRPIVDHKQARVATLAAYEAARKV, via the coding sequence ATGGCACAGCTGATCGACGGCGATTTGGCCGCCAATAATGGCGGCTGGCAATGGGCGGCCTCAACCGGAACGGACGCCGCGCCCTATTTTCGTATTTTTAATCCGACCACGCAGGGGCAACGGTTTGACGACAAAGGCGAGTTTATCCGTCAGTGGCTGCCATCACTTCGTGATGTGCCAATTAAATCCGTTCATGAACCCTGGGTGTGGGCAGATAAAGCGGGCGTGAAGCTCGATTATCCGCGCCCGATTGTCGATCATAAACAGGCGCGCGTCGCCACACTGGCGGCCTATGAAGCCGCCCGCAAAGTGTAA
- the ybgI gene encoding protein YbgI, whose protein sequence is MQKIVTGVTASQALLDEAVRLQADAVIVHHGYFWKNEAPVIRGMKRNRLKTLLANDINLYGWHLPLDAHPELGNNVQLAALLGITVMGEIEQLVPWGELSMPVPGLELASWIEARLGRRPLWSGDTGPDLVKRVAWCTGGGQGFIDNAARFGVDAFITGEVSEQTIHSAREQGLHFYAAGHHATERGGIRALSEWLTENTDLDVTFIDIPNPA, encoded by the coding sequence GTGCAAAAGATTGTCACGGGCGTCACGGCAAGCCAGGCGCTGCTCGATGAAGCGGTGCGTCTGCAAGCCGATGCAGTGATCGTACATCACGGTTATTTCTGGAAAAACGAAGCGCCCGTGATTCGCGGCATGAAGCGCAATCGCCTGAAAACACTGCTGGCAAACGACATCAACCTGTATGGCTGGCATTTACCGCTGGATGCGCACCCGGAGCTGGGCAATAACGTGCAGCTGGCCGCGCTGCTCGGCATCACCGTGATGGGCGAAATTGAACAGTTAGTGCCGTGGGGTGAGTTATCGATGCCGGTCCCAGGTCTGGAGCTGGCCTCCTGGATTGAGGCGCGTCTGGGGCGTCGTCCGCTGTGGAGCGGTGATACCGGGCCCGATTTGGTGAAACGCGTCGCCTGGTGTACGGGCGGTGGTCAGGGCTTTATCGACAACGCTGCGCGCTTTGGCGTTGACGCGTTTATTACCGGTGAAGTGTCTGAACAGACGATCCATTCCGCGCGTGAACAGGGGCTGCATTTTTATGCCGCCGGGCATCACGCCACTGAACGCGGCGGCATTCGCGCCCTGAGCGAGTGGTTGACGGAAAATACCGATCTGGATGTGACCTTTATTGATATTCCTAATCCTGCCTGA
- the kipI gene encoding allophanate hydrolase subunit 1: MQRARCYLLGETAVVLELEPPVTLATQKRIWRLTQRLAEIPEVVEAIPGMNNITVVLRNPQSLALDAIERLQRWWEESEALEPESRFIEIPVVYGGAGGPDLGEVARHAGLSEKQVVELHSSIDYVVWFLGFQPGFPYLGGLPEQLATPRRAEPRLQVPAGSVGIGGAQTGIYPLVSPGGWQLIGHTPLPLFDSKRDEPVLLRPGDTVRFVPKKEGVC, encoded by the coding sequence GTGCAGCGAGCGCGTTGTTATTTATTAGGCGAAACCGCCGTGGTACTGGAGCTTGAGCCTCCGGTCACGCTGGCGACGCAAAAGAGGATCTGGCGCTTAACGCAGCGGCTAGCGGAGATCCCCGAAGTGGTGGAAGCCATTCCGGGGATGAATAACATTACGGTCGTATTGCGCAATCCGCAGTCCCTGGCGTTGGATGCAATCGAGCGATTGCAGCGCTGGTGGGAAGAGAGCGAGGCGCTTGAGCCTGAGTCACGCTTTATCGAAATCCCGGTAGTGTACGGCGGGGCGGGTGGCCCGGATTTGGGCGAGGTCGCCCGACATGCCGGACTGTCTGAAAAGCAGGTGGTCGAGCTGCATAGCTCGATTGATTACGTGGTGTGGTTCCTGGGCTTCCAGCCAGGATTCCCCTATTTGGGGGGATTGCCGGAACAGCTGGCCACGCCGCGTCGCGCTGAGCCGCGCCTGCAGGTTCCTGCCGGTTCGGTCGGGATTGGCGGGGCGCAGACCGGGATTTACCCGCTGGTGTCGCCGGGCGGCTGGCAGCTGATTGGCCATACCCCTCTGCCGTTATTTGATTCAAAACGCGATGAACCGGTGCTGTTGCGACCGGGTGATACCGTGCGGTTTGTGCCGAAGAAGGAGGGGGTATGTTGA
- a CDS encoding urea amidolyase, whose translation MLKVIRAGLYTSVQDEGRIGLRQSGISYCGALDKPALQIANLLVGNDPNTAALEMTLGQCSVEFERDSWFALTGAGCDATLDGAAVWTGWRLRAKAGQRLTLNRPLHGMRSYLAIDGGIDVPEVMNSFSTDLKTGIGGFEGRLLKDGDRLPLRPATREFAETQGVKQLLWTNRIRALPGPEYHEFDQPSQDAFWRLPWKLSPQSNRMGYRLQGQQLARTTDREMLSHGLLPGVIQVPHNGQPIVLMNDAQTTGGYPRIACIIEADMYHLAQIPLGQPIHFVQCTLEEALEARRVQRQHIEQLAWRLNDRR comes from the coding sequence ATGTTGAAGGTGATTCGCGCGGGGCTGTACACCTCGGTACAGGACGAGGGCCGTATTGGCCTGCGTCAGTCGGGGATCAGCTATTGCGGGGCGCTGGATAAACCGGCGTTGCAGATTGCGAATCTGCTGGTGGGCAACGATCCAAATACGGCGGCGCTGGAAATGACCCTGGGTCAATGCAGCGTCGAGTTTGAGCGCGACAGCTGGTTCGCCCTGACCGGCGCAGGCTGCGATGCCACGCTTGATGGCGCAGCGGTCTGGACCGGATGGCGATTAAGGGCTAAAGCCGGGCAGCGCCTGACGCTGAATCGCCCGTTGCACGGGATGCGCAGCTATCTGGCGATCGATGGCGGCATTGACGTACCGGAAGTGATGAACTCATTCAGCACCGACCTCAAAACGGGTATCGGCGGGTTTGAAGGCCGTTTGCTGAAAGATGGCGACAGGTTACCGCTTCGTCCCGCCACGCGGGAATTTGCCGAAACGCAGGGGGTTAAGCAACTGCTGTGGACCAACCGTATTCGCGCACTGCCTGGGCCGGAATACCATGAGTTTGACCAGCCTTCGCAGGATGCCTTCTGGCGTCTGCCGTGGAAGCTCAGCCCGCAAAGTAACCGCATGGGCTATCGTTTACAGGGTCAACAACTGGCACGCACTACCGATCGCGAAATGCTGTCACATGGCCTGCTGCCGGGCGTGATTCAGGTGCCGCATAACGGCCAACCGATTGTCCTGATGAATGATGCGCAGACCACAGGGGGCTATCCGCGTATCGCCTGCATCATCGAGGCGGATATGTACCATCTGGCGCAAATTCCGTTGGGTCAGCCGATTCATTTTGTGCAGTGCACGCTGGAAGAGGCGCTCGAAGCGCGACGCGTGCAGAGACAACATATCGAACAACTGGCATGGAGGTTGAATGATCGTCGTTGA
- the ybgL gene encoding LamB/YcsF family protein, which produces MIVVDLNADLGEGCESDAELLTLVSSANIACGFHAGDAQTMQACVREALKNGVAIGAHPSFPDRENFGRTAMNLPPETVYAQMLYQIGALEAIARAEGGQLRHVKPHGMLYNQAAKDAALADAIARAVHAVCPTLILVGLAGSELIRAGERHGLVTREEVFADRGYQADGSLVSRTAAGALIDDEELALGQTLEMVQQGRVKSITGEWASVRAQTVCLHGDGEHALAFARRLRKEFDVKNITISA; this is translated from the coding sequence ATGATCGTCGTTGATTTGAATGCGGATTTAGGCGAAGGCTGTGAGAGCGATGCTGAATTATTGACGCTTGTCTCTTCCGCCAATATCGCCTGCGGATTTCACGCCGGGGATGCGCAAACCATGCAGGCGTGCGTTCGCGAGGCGTTAAAAAATGGCGTGGCGATCGGCGCCCATCCGAGCTTTCCCGATCGGGAGAACTTTGGCCGCACGGCGATGAACCTGCCACCGGAAACGGTGTACGCCCAAATGCTGTATCAAATTGGGGCGCTGGAGGCTATCGCGCGCGCCGAAGGAGGGCAACTTCGTCACGTTAAGCCGCACGGGATGCTCTATAACCAGGCGGCAAAAGACGCCGCGCTGGCGGACGCTATCGCCCGTGCGGTTCATGCCGTCTGCCCGACGTTGATTCTGGTAGGACTGGCCGGCAGCGAACTGATCCGCGCCGGGGAGCGTCATGGTTTGGTCACGCGCGAAGAGGTGTTTGCCGATCGCGGTTATCAGGCTGACGGAAGTCTGGTGTCGCGCACGGCGGCGGGCGCGCTGATTGACGATGAAGAACTGGCGCTGGGGCAAACCCTGGAAATGGTGCAGCAGGGGCGGGTCAAAAGCATCACCGGGGAGTGGGCCAGCGTGCGGGCGCAGACCGTCTGCCTGCATGGCGATGGCGAACACGCGCTGGCGTTTGCCCGCCGCTTACGCAAAGAATTTGACGTTAAAAATATAACAATCAGTGCATAA
- a CDS encoding FIG015373: Membrane protein: MAETLSLWPLIGIAVIVVGFLLRFNPVLVVIVAGIVTGLAAHMPVATILEKLGEGFLNTRNLPYILLIPLAVIGLLERHGLKERAQAWIAKIHSATAGRLLIVYLFVREASAAMGLTSLGGHPQMVRPLLAPMAEGAAEKKYGELPGAVRYRLRAMSAATDNVGLFFGEDIFVAFGAIIFMHNFMLESGGIQTEPLHIALWGIPTAICAFIIHATRLWRLDKHLERELAKTTRTQGDAS; the protein is encoded by the coding sequence ATGGCAGAGACGCTATCGCTCTGGCCACTCATCGGTATCGCGGTGATTGTGGTCGGATTTTTATTACGTTTTAATCCGGTGCTGGTGGTGATTGTCGCCGGTATCGTCACCGGCCTTGCGGCGCATATGCCTGTCGCCACTATCCTCGAAAAGCTCGGCGAGGGGTTCCTGAATACCCGTAACCTGCCGTATATCCTGCTAATTCCTCTTGCGGTTATCGGTCTGCTGGAGCGCCACGGGCTGAAAGAGCGCGCGCAGGCCTGGATTGCCAAAATTCACAGCGCCACTGCGGGCCGTTTGCTGATTGTCTATCTGTTCGTGCGTGAAGCGTCGGCCGCAATGGGACTGACCAGCCTCGGCGGTCATCCGCAGATGGTGCGCCCGCTGCTGGCCCCGATGGCGGAGGGTGCAGCAGAGAAAAAATACGGTGAACTGCCGGGCGCGGTGCGTTACCGCCTGCGGGCCATGTCGGCGGCGACCGATAACGTCGGGCTGTTCTTCGGCGAAGACATTTTTGTCGCCTTCGGCGCGATCATCTTTATGCATAACTTTATGCTTGAGTCTGGCGGTATTCAGACCGAGCCGCTGCATATTGCCTTGTGGGGCATCCCGACGGCGATCTGCGCCTTTATCATCCACGCCACTCGCCTGTGGCGGCTGGATAAGCATCTTGAGCGCGAGCTGGCGAAAACCACGCGTACGCAGGGAGATGCCTCATGA